The segment agCCCCGGGCTGCCCGGAGCCCCGCTCCGTTTCCTGcctccttcctgctgtgcagagccGGGCTGCAGGTAGCGATGCCTGGTGGAGCACAGCGCgttcagtgcagcagcacaggccgtgcctgcagggctgagctgccctGGATCCCACTGTTCCCATTTTCCAGCCTCTGTGTTCAGCTGCCAGGGAATTTCCTGCCCCTCAGCCCATGGTTTCCTTTGGCAAATCTCAGCCGGTTTCTTTCCATCCCCCCAGGGttgtgtccccccccctccccaacccaGCCGCAGCTCCCCAGCACTCACAGCCTCCCCACGACCTCCTGTCCTGAGGCGCAGGCTCTGCCCCCTGCCCTGCATGGAGATCCTGGCCCTGGGGAATGCTGGTGGATGCAGTGGAGCAGCACCCATAGGTGCAGCCCGAGCACCCCCACCCTGCAGCGTGCGCGGGGAGAGCAGGGCGGGCGCCTGCTGTGCCTGGGATGCTTCAGCccagggggatgtgggggacgTGGCCCCATGCTGTGACTGCAGGAAGGAGTTAAGTGCACATGAGAGCTGGCGAGTTCCCCGTCCCAACAGCTTTTAAACACTTAATtttgagcagaaaaagaagtagaacCAGTTAAGTGGAAAATGAAGCTGGGATTTCATCGTAACGATATCTTCCGTTCCTTTTCCCTGTCTGACTTCTTTCATTAAGAGAAAGCAACAGGCTGAGCTTAAAGGTGATGCTGCGTTCGCCTCTGGAGgaggagacaaaagcagagACACCCCGGAATGTCACTGCTGACCCCCGGTTTTGTGCTGctaaagcaaaagcagagcagTTGCACGCAGCGGCAGAGCCAGTAagcagcaaaggcagaagatAACTTTGGTCTCCTGTATCAGCCTCGTGGCTGCAGCAGGGTAAGCAGAGCCAAGGTCCTCCCTGCCGCCGGGAGATTGCTTTGTGCTGAAAGGGGAATATGGACTCTGAAAGTCAAATCAATGCCGTATCTTCATCAAAGGCTTTGGCACAACATCAGGTGCGTGCCAGCGGGCTCAGCCAACAggtgagggctggagcagctctcgGAGCGATGGATGACATTGAACTGAGAGTGGCGGGAGGAAATGGAACGGTGCAAAATGCAAAGTCATGCCCTGCGCTCACCGAATGAGTGTTTGTGCCATGCGTTAGGAGCCTGGGCTGGGAAATGCAACCAGCAGCCCCGGGATGAATGCGGACTGCAGCCCCAGAGACGTGGTGGGTTAACTCTGCTGGGATGTGTGTCCAGGAGAGGCAGCGCCAGGCCGAacagagcacagctcacagacatcgagcagccctgctgaaaaacacTCATATAGGAAAGGAGCAGAGGAGAGCGGCTGaaggaatgcagagcagaggtgggAGCAGCACGGAGTGATAGCGCATGGAACGGGCGATAAGATTGCTCGGGGTGGTTTatcagcacccagcagcagagcagcaggagatcTGCTCCAAGCGATGGATGGACTCTGCATACAAAGGACATTGGTACCGAATGGCTGAAagcctgggggctgctggggggtgggggtggggggctggaACGACCCCTGGAGCAGAGGCAGGGGATGCCCACCCCATTTTGCAGATGTGCgtggggcagggagcaggcatGCTGCCCGTGTTGGCTTTGTCGGGGCGAGTTGGTGTGCCCTACTGGAGGCAACGGGGTGGGTGGGCTCTAAATCCCACACCTGGGGGCACACCCAGGGGGTCTATGGCCCCCATGGCAGGGAATGCCATCAGAGCAGGGAAAGCTGCCCATGCTGTGGGTACGCTGCCCCTTCCCTGCTTGTGGCTGTGACCCCTGGGCACAGCAATTGGGTGCTTCTGCTCCCAAACCCAATCTTCTCCCATCAAACAGAGAAGCTCCCCAGCGCTCCACTGTGGTGTGATGCTCCCACAGGAACTGGGCAGCACCTCCTGTCCACCCAgccctttccttcccctgttGCCCCCGTGTCTCCAAAGAGTGTTCAGATGCTGTTCAGCAGCATTCCGTTATGCAACTAGCTCATAACTATGCAAATGTATGCAGATCTCTCCTTACACAGTGTCCTGTTTTCATTCAGCTTCTTTTTTGGAAATCCAGCTTCCTATGGGAGCACAGTCGGAGCCCAGGGAAGCCATCTGGAGCCTCCTGGCTCACCGAATGGGCTGGGGCAGGGAATGGCACCAGCTCCTTTTGGACCTCCTGCCCACCATCTTCTGACAGCCGGCACCATACCGGTCCTGTGGCCCCGCCAGAACCTGTGGCACAGACTGGTGCCATCAGCAGGGGGGGTCCGTGTGTGCCCCGTCCAGCACTAGTGCCAGCCAAGAGCACGTGTGCAAGGAGCAGCataagagcacagcagcagaataCAGCAGCACTCGGTTGGTATATGCTCTGCAGCCCGAGCTGTGGCTCTGGTGGCTCCTGGCACGTAGCTCTGCCTTGTAATTCTGCAGGAATCTTTGACGAGTTTCCCTCTGTGGCTTACTGCAATGGCTTTTTGAGCCAATACAGACTTCTGGccttcatcctgcagcagggggtCCCTCAGCTCCACTGCCCAGAAAATACTTCCTTCAACCCAATGGCTCCTGCcatagccctggtccttgtgctgagcacacagccgTGTCCCCACCGCCAACCACTGCATCCTCCACGCCTTGGTCACCTCTTCCAGACTGCGTCTTCCACCTCTGGGTTGCCTCTTCCAGCCTGTGGAGCCCACTCAGTCCTTCTCCGTGCTTCATCATTCCTGTATTTGTCCGATTTCTCACGATGTGGGACAATAAGATGTGACACCTCAGGAGGCGCTGTTCCATTCTCTGCTCCTTTCCTGGTAATTCACAGCAGCTCCGTTCCCTCTGGAGCGGCGTGGCTCAGTCTGAAGCACCCATCCTGCTGCGTGTCTCTATGAGCCCCGCATTGCTCTGTTTGTGAGTGAGCTCCCACTTGTGGAGGGGCTCTCCTGGTGCTCAGTCTGAAGTGCTGTAACTCTTAGGAATctcctccagcacctctctgTGCCTCCCAACAGGGATGGGTGCCCATGGGCCGCATTCCCcggggctgcaggctgtgtgtggCACACAGGACTTGTGCTGCTGTCCACATGTGGCACACGAAGGTGACTGGGATGGGGCCGTTCAGCCCGAGGGACTGCCCGTGGGCCTCTCCCACTGCTTTCACAcggctgcagagctctgtgcgtGGGGAGTGTCCTCCGGAGGTGGCACATCCAGTGCTCTCCGCTTTGCctctctgtgctccctgcagtgTCCAAGGGTGGGTGCCAGCCATGTCATAGGCACTGCGCCTGGTGGGATGGCTGAACCTGCCGGCTGGACttgctggcagctcctgcagctcccagtgtCGGTGCAGGCTTCATCGGTGTGCACCGGGATGCCTTGAGCAGGGAACCATGGGGACCCACTGGGTGGCAATGAGACCCCGTGGGCCAATGCCTGGGTGCCCCAGTCAGGGCTGGGACactggaggctgcagggagccaCGCTGCAGGGACCTTCATCCATGGGAACCCACAGGGCCCCGAGGGGCTTTGGGATGTGGGCGGCCCATCCTGGGGCCTGCATGGGTTTGGCTGCCGAGTGCTGCGGGTGTGCAGGCCCAGCCTGTGTCTGCCTGTTGCTGGGAGGAGCAGCGTGCCCTGGGGTCAGGCTGATGGCAGCCATGCCCGGCACAGCCTGGCTTTGCAGAGGGACTGACATGGCCAAGTTGGGAAGACACAGAGAGCAGCTCCGGCCCGGGACAATGGTGGCATGGGGCAGCCACAGGTTTGTGGTCTGAGGGTCgctccagcccagcccagcccggcCGAGgcccagctgtggggctggcagagGCCCAGGACGAGTGCCTGGAGGAGCGCCTGGTCCTGCTGAGGGTCCCACTGAGGGTCTGACTGAAGCCCAGCTGGGGGCCTGGGTGAGGGGATGGATGAGGCCCCTGCTGAGGGCTTACCCTGCTGAGGCCTCGTTGAGGACCCCACTGTTGACCTGGCTGTGGCCCAGTGGAGGGATTGGCCCCACTGAGGCCCAAAGAAGGGATTGGCCCCACTGAGGCCCAGCTGAGAGATATCGGCCCCACTGAGGCCCAGCTGAGAGATATTGGCCCCACTGAGGCCCAGCAGCGGGAATGACCCCACTGAGGCCCTGAGGAGGGATTGGCCCCACTGAGGCCCAGCTGAGAGATATTGGCCCCACTGAGGCCCTGAGGAGGGATTGGCCCCACTGAGGCCCAGCTGAGAGATATTGGCCCCACTGAGGCCCTGAGGAGGGATTGGCCCCACTGAGGCCCAGCTGAGAGATATTGGCCCCACTGAGGCCCAGCTGAGAGATATTGGCCCCACTGAGGCCCTGAGGAGGGATTGGCCCCACTGAGGCCCAGCAGAGGGGTTGGCCCCGCTGGGGCCCAGCTGAGGCCCGCTGTGCCATCagggggcagcagcactgtggcactCAATGTCACATCTGCACAGACATGGTGAGAGCTCTGTGTGACTCACTGCCCTGTTGCAGGGACATGGACACACATTCACACACCTCTGATGGTGAAGGGCAcgcaggcacacacacacacacacacggtgTCTGCATGCACCGTGCCCATGCTCTGTGGTTCATGCCTATGTGGCACACACACGTGGCTGCTGGTTGCAGCACTGGGCAGTGTGGGGATGCTCCCACATGTGTGCTTCCCCTCCCCGATGCCCCGGCACTTGTGAGGGGAGCCCTGCCCTGCGGCGTCCtcaggctcaggggagacctcaccgTTCTCTACACCTCCATGAGAGGAGGTCTGAGTGAGGTGGGGACTGGCCTTTGCTCCCGGGTAACTGTAAAAGCATGAGAGGCGACGGCCTCATGTTGCTTCAGgtgaggttcaggttggatattagggaacatttcttctctgaatcaGTGGTGatgcaccagcacagctgcccagagaagtggaggagtcaccatcccgggagatgttcaagaactgtggagatgtggcactgagggacgtggtcagtgggcacggtggggtgggctggggttggacctggggatcttggagatctttccCAACGTTAATGATTCTACGGTTCTaaggaagaaggggacagactctttagcgaggtctgttgtgacaggacaagaggaaatggtttcacacTAAAAGATGGGAAATTTAGAtttgatataaggaaaaagttctttatGCTAAGGGTAGTGAAGAAGTACCCAGAACCTGggtactggcacaggttgcccagagagatggtggatgtcccatccctggagacatcccaGTTCAGGCTGAACAGAGTGCTGAGCCtctgactgagctgtaggtgtccctattCACTGCAGTGGAGTGAGACTAGATGccctttaaaggtcccttccaattcaaacaacgctacgattctatgatccccTTGGCCCTGATAATTCTTGGCTCCTGTGAGTACACCCATGAGTTGATTGCGTCAGAGCTCCGGAAACAAAGCTCCATTCCCACCTTGAGCTTATGCAGCGAgctccagcagcccagcagaTCCCCACGGCCCAGCTTGTCTCAGTGGAGCTGAAGGATGGGTCGGGGTGAAATGTCTTGCAGGCAGCCACAGTCACGTGTGCTAcccccactgctctcccctcagACAGGCCGGGGTCCCTGCTATCCTGGGCAGAGGTGGTCTGTCCCTCTGCACTCTCCTGTAGCTGGCAGTTGTACTgcccacagctcctgctttgGGGTCTCTGCCTGCTCTCACTGGTAGTGGTGTCTGACCCACCTGCTGTGGGTGCCGGCACATTTCCCTGTCTTTTGTCAGTGCCTGTGTGGGTCCTGTGTGGGCTGCAGGTACAAGCCTCCCCACGCCCTCCCCAGAACCCCCCAGCAATGCtccactggggaaaaaaaaatctcagggAAGCAGCAGTTGAGACAGGAGGGAGTTTAACCAGGCACACCCCTTCAACACCACTGTTCCCTGCCTGTAATTGTGCTTTATGGAGAGCCAACCCTCACCAGCGCCCAGGTGGTATTTTCCGCATGAGGCagagctctctcctcctctgggGTGGGTGGTGCTAGGGGTCCTGGTGCTGCCTCTTCTTTCC is part of the Gallus gallus isolate bGalGal1 chromosome 2, bGalGal1.mat.broiler.GRCg7b, whole genome shotgun sequence genome and harbors:
- the LOC121110039 gene encoding uncharacterized protein LOC121110039 translates to MERAIRLLGVVYQHPAAEQQEICSKRWMDSAYKGHCFLWEHSRSPGKPSGASWLTEWAGAGNGTSSFWTSCPPSSDSRHHTGPVAPPEPVAQTGAISRGGPCVPRPALVPAKSTCARSSIRAQQQNTAALGWYMLCSPSCGSGGSWHVALPCNSAGIFDEFPSVAYCNGFLSQYRLLAFILQQGVPQLHCPENTSFNPMAPAIALVLVLSTQPCPHRQPLHPPRLGHLFQTASSTSGLPLPACGAHSVLLRASSFLYLSDFSRCGTIRCDTSGGAVPFSAPFLVIHSSSVPSGAAWLSLKHPSCCVSL